A genome region from Drosophila simulans strain w501 chromosome 2R, Prin_Dsim_3.1, whole genome shotgun sequence includes the following:
- the LOC6733486 gene encoding solute carrier family 2, facilitated glucose transporter member 1 isoform X1, producing the protein MATKSQPAEAQQLYPQPNRVELLSAQTDPSQKPRWGNLLLLVALATTFGGAVSTGYCIGVINAPSKLMKVWCNQTLHDTYGSNLSAGGLDLLWSCVVSVFLVGGAIGSLGGAGAANKFGRKACFLICGALFTVGAVLFFFCRAASSVEMLVIGRFVVGLASGLVTATLPMYLSEVAPMALRGTLGVFIAVGVTGGVVVGQVCSLADVFGTEDLWHYALTAYMVLILVCYLPSYLFPESPKFLYIVKGNRTAAKRELQRLRGKDAEELIAQEMAEMEAESNAKVQTSSFCDVLRDPRLTLPLIIVCCFHGGQQLSGINAIFYYSVSIFEKAGLSTVDAQWANLGAGCLNLAVSLLGPWLMAKCNRRTLMMFSCALCSVFLFTIAFVLFYIDQVSWFAIACIVCIMGYIFFYQFGLGPIPYFIGAELFEVAPRSVAMSMGSLASWTCNFIIGISFPLLQNAWGAFVFLPFSITCVLLFLLTKFYLPETRGRDPSEVAPLVSKGFRSKVK; encoded by the exons ATGGCCACCAAAAGCCAGCCGGCGGAGGCTCAGCAATTGTACCCCCAGCCCAACAGAGTGGAACTGCTTTCGGCGCAGACGGATCCCAGCCAG AAACCGCGATGGGGCAACCTCCTGCTGCTTGTGGCCCTGGCAACCACATTTGGCGGCGCCGTTTCTACCGGCTACTGCATAGGCGTTATCAATGCCCCCTCGAAG CTGATGAAAGTTTGGTGTAATCAGACCCTGCACGACACCTACGGAAGTAACCTCAGCGCAGGCGGTCTGGATCTCTTGTGGTCGTGCGTCGTTTCTGTGTTCCTGGTCGGAGGCGCCATCGGTTCGCTGGGCGGAGCTGGAGCGGCCAATAAATTTGGCAG GAAAGCATGCTTTCTCATCTGCGGCGCCCTGTTCACCGTGGGAGCggtgctcttcttcttctgccgAGCAGCCAGCTCCGTGGAGATGCTGGTGATCGGAAGGTTTGTTGTGGGTCTTGCCTCCGGCCTCGTGACCGCCACCCTGCCCATGTACCTGTCCGAGGTGGCTCCAATGGCTCTGCGCGGCACTCTGGGAGTCTTCATTGCCGTGGGCGTAACGGGGGGCGTGGTAGTGGGCCAGGTCTGCAGTTTGGCCGATGTCTTCGGCACTGAGGATCTCTGGCACTACGCCCTGACTGCCTACATGGTTCTGATCCTGGTCTGCTACCTGCCATCGTACCTCTTTCCCGAGAGTCCCAAGTTCCTGTATATCGTCAAGGGAAATCGTACAGCTGCCAAGCGGGAGCTTCAACGGTTGCGGGGCAAGGATGCGGAGGAGCTTATCGCCCAAGAAATGGCCGAGATGGAGGCAGAGTCCAATGCCAAGGTGCAGACGAGCAGCTTTTGCGATGTCCTGCGCGATCCTCGTCTCACTTTGCCCCTGATCATTGTCTGCTGCTTCCATGGTGGTCAGCAGCTGTCGGGCATTAATGCG atattttattaCTCGGTCAGCATCTTCGAGAAGGCCGGACTGTCCACAGTGGATGCGCAATGGGCCAATTTGGGTGCTGGCTGCCTGAATCTGGCTGTCTCTTTGTTGGGACCTTGGCTAATGGCCAAGTGCAATAGACGAACCTTGATGATGTTCTCCTGCGCTCTGTGCTCCGTTTTTCTGTTCACCATAGCCTTTGTTCTGTTTTATATT GACCAAGTTAGCTGGTTTGCAATTGCCTGCATCGTCTGCATCATGGGTTACATATTCTTCTACCAATTCGGGCTGGGTCCCATTCCCTACTTTATTGGCGCAG AACTGTTCGAGGTGGCTCCCCGCTCCGTGGCCATGTCGATGGGCAGCTTGGCCTCGTGGACGTGCAATTTCATAATTGGCATATCGTTCCCCCTGCTGCAGAACGCATGGGGCGCCTTCGTCTTCCTGCCCTTCTCCATTACCTGCGTGCTGCTCTTCTTGCTCACGAAATTCTATCTGCCGGAAACGCGGGGACGCGATCCCTCAGAGGTGGCGCCACTCGTATCGAAGGGCTTCCGCTCCAAAGTCAAATAG
- the LOC6733486 gene encoding solute carrier family 2, facilitated glucose transporter member 1 isoform X2, translating into MGATEQQGNKPRWGNLLLLVALATTFGGAVSTGYCIGVINAPSKLMKVWCNQTLHDTYGSNLSAGGLDLLWSCVVSVFLVGGAIGSLGGAGAANKFGRKACFLICGALFTVGAVLFFFCRAASSVEMLVIGRFVVGLASGLVTATLPMYLSEVAPMALRGTLGVFIAVGVTGGVVVGQVCSLADVFGTEDLWHYALTAYMVLILVCYLPSYLFPESPKFLYIVKGNRTAAKRELQRLRGKDAEELIAQEMAEMEAESNAKVQTSSFCDVLRDPRLTLPLIIVCCFHGGQQLSGINAIFYYSVSIFEKAGLSTVDAQWANLGAGCLNLAVSLLGPWLMAKCNRRTLMMFSCALCSVFLFTIAFVLFYIDQVSWFAIACIVCIMGYIFFYQFGLGPIPYFIGAELFEVAPRSVAMSMGSLASWTCNFIIGISFPLLQNAWGAFVFLPFSITCVLLFLLTKFYLPETRGRDPSEVAPLVSKGFRSKVK; encoded by the exons AAACCGCGATGGGGCAACCTCCTGCTGCTTGTGGCCCTGGCAACCACATTTGGCGGCGCCGTTTCTACCGGCTACTGCATAGGCGTTATCAATGCCCCCTCGAAG CTGATGAAAGTTTGGTGTAATCAGACCCTGCACGACACCTACGGAAGTAACCTCAGCGCAGGCGGTCTGGATCTCTTGTGGTCGTGCGTCGTTTCTGTGTTCCTGGTCGGAGGCGCCATCGGTTCGCTGGGCGGAGCTGGAGCGGCCAATAAATTTGGCAG GAAAGCATGCTTTCTCATCTGCGGCGCCCTGTTCACCGTGGGAGCggtgctcttcttcttctgccgAGCAGCCAGCTCCGTGGAGATGCTGGTGATCGGAAGGTTTGTTGTGGGTCTTGCCTCCGGCCTCGTGACCGCCACCCTGCCCATGTACCTGTCCGAGGTGGCTCCAATGGCTCTGCGCGGCACTCTGGGAGTCTTCATTGCCGTGGGCGTAACGGGGGGCGTGGTAGTGGGCCAGGTCTGCAGTTTGGCCGATGTCTTCGGCACTGAGGATCTCTGGCACTACGCCCTGACTGCCTACATGGTTCTGATCCTGGTCTGCTACCTGCCATCGTACCTCTTTCCCGAGAGTCCCAAGTTCCTGTATATCGTCAAGGGAAATCGTACAGCTGCCAAGCGGGAGCTTCAACGGTTGCGGGGCAAGGATGCGGAGGAGCTTATCGCCCAAGAAATGGCCGAGATGGAGGCAGAGTCCAATGCCAAGGTGCAGACGAGCAGCTTTTGCGATGTCCTGCGCGATCCTCGTCTCACTTTGCCCCTGATCATTGTCTGCTGCTTCCATGGTGGTCAGCAGCTGTCGGGCATTAATGCG atattttattaCTCGGTCAGCATCTTCGAGAAGGCCGGACTGTCCACAGTGGATGCGCAATGGGCCAATTTGGGTGCTGGCTGCCTGAATCTGGCTGTCTCTTTGTTGGGACCTTGGCTAATGGCCAAGTGCAATAGACGAACCTTGATGATGTTCTCCTGCGCTCTGTGCTCCGTTTTTCTGTTCACCATAGCCTTTGTTCTGTTTTATATT GACCAAGTTAGCTGGTTTGCAATTGCCTGCATCGTCTGCATCATGGGTTACATATTCTTCTACCAATTCGGGCTGGGTCCCATTCCCTACTTTATTGGCGCAG AACTGTTCGAGGTGGCTCCCCGCTCCGTGGCCATGTCGATGGGCAGCTTGGCCTCGTGGACGTGCAATTTCATAATTGGCATATCGTTCCCCCTGCTGCAGAACGCATGGGGCGCCTTCGTCTTCCTGCCCTTCTCCATTACCTGCGTGCTGCTCTTCTTGCTCACGAAATTCTATCTGCCGGAAACGCGGGGACGCGATCCCTCAGAGGTGGCGCCACTCGTATCGAAGGGCTTCCGCTCCAAAGTCAAATAG
- the LOC6733487 gene encoding solute carrier family 2, facilitated glucose transporter member 1 isoform X1 translates to MVVVMHVTPPKVNGWTPLLMLISLTVTLGTTIPVGYFFGVLNAPAEIIKKWCQDILANEYDTIVTASQLDILWTSIVSIYLIGGICGSCFSAVLCDKYGRKGCLVISSVLLIVSGILFTWCRAAKSLEMLMTGRFLGGIASALIFTAQPMYLLESAPSELSGSVGVFTCIGVTGGILLAQVATLSHLLGSERLWPYALSFYSLLVMASLVLLWWFPESPRWLYLHKRDSAASEKALLRLRGRNAEEEVQQELVEMKSTLEAKSSSEASSLCTVLRNSELWLPLLLVCSFQATQQLSGINAIFFYSLSILTKAGFSDGAATWLNLGIGIFNLCTSLLGPLLIRRFPRRPLMMISCSMCALALLAMSLGLFFLERSESTVLTYFCAAFILTFILGFQLGLGPIAYFIGSELLEDSPRPVAMSMGSLFSWIGNFLVGMCFPLLQSVWSSFAFIPCMCVCIYCLLLTWRYLPETRGREPKDVKLLMSQGLSSKRN, encoded by the exons ATGGTTGTTGTAATG CACGTGACTCCGCCAAAAGTCAATGGATGGACCCCACTTCTGATGCTCATCAGCCTGACCGTAACGCTGGGCACCACCATTCCAGTTGGCTATTTCTTCGGGGTTCTCAATGCCCCGGCCGAGATCATCAAGAAGTGGTGCCAGGACATATTGGCAAACGAATACGACACCATCGTCACTGCCAGCCAGCTGGATATACTATGGACAAGCATTGTGTCCATCTACCTTATTGGAGGCATCTGCGGATCCTGCTTCAGCGCTGTGCTTTGTGATAAATACGGCCG TAAGGGATGCCTAGTGATCAGTAGCGTGCTCCTCATCGTTTCCGGCATCCTGTTCACCTGGTGTCGAGCAGCCAAATCACTGGAAATGCTGATGACTGGCCGCTTTCTAGGCGGCATTGCCTCAGCTCTGATCTTCACCGCTCAGCCCATGTATCTACTGGAGTCCGCTCCATCGGAGCTCAGTGGCAGCGTCGGAGTGTTCACCTGCATCGGTGTGACTGGAGGTATCCTGCTCGCCCAGGTGGCCACTCTGTCCCACTTGCTGGGGAGCGAGAGACTGTGGCCTTATGCCTTGAGTTTCTACTCGCTATTGGTGATGGCATCGTTGGTCCTCCTTTGGTGGTTTCCGGAGAGTCCGCGGTGGCTCTACCTACACAAGCGGGATTCGGCCGCCAGTGAGAAAGCTTTGCTCCGATTGCGTGGAAGAAatgcggaggaggaggtgcagCAAGAACTGGTTGAGATGAAGTCCACTCTGGAGGCCAAGTCCAGCTCCGAAGCAAGTTCTTTGTGCACGGTTTTAAGGAATAGTGAGCTGTGGCTACCACTCCTGCTAGTCTGTTCCTTCCAGGCCACCCAACAACTCAGTGGCATCAATGCT ATATTCTTCTACTCGCTCTCCATTTTAACTAAAGCTGGTTTCTCTGACGGAGCAGCCACATGGCTAAATCTGGGAATCGGAATCTTCAATCTGTGCACCTCCCTTCTGGGACCACTACTAATTCGCAGGTTTCCGCGTCGTCCGCTAATGATGATTTCCTGCTCCATGTGTGCTCTGGCCCTGCTTGCCATGTCCTTGGGGCTCTTCTTCTTGGAGAGATCAGAGAGCACGGTCCTCACCTACTTCTGTGCCGCCTTCATTCTAACATTCATCCTCGGTTTCCAGCTGGGTCTGGGACCAATTGCTTACTTCATTGGCTCAG AGCTCCTCGAAGATTCGCCTCGTCCTGTGGCCATGTCCATGGGCAGCCTTTTCTCGTGGATCGGAAACTTCCTTGTGGGCATGTGCTTTCCATTGCTGCAGAGTGTCTGGAGCTCCTTTGCCTTCATTCCGTGCATGTGCGTGTGCATCTACTGCCTTCTGCTCACCTGGCGTTACCTGCCAGAGACACGTGGCCGGGAGCCAAAGGATGTGAAGCTGCTTATGAGCCAGGGGCTTTCCTCCAAACGGAACTAA
- the LOC6733487 gene encoding solute carrier family 2, facilitated glucose transporter member 3 isoform X2 produces MVVHVTPPKVNGWTPLLMLISLTVTLGTTIPVGYFFGVLNAPAEIIKKWCQDILANEYDTIVTASQLDILWTSIVSIYLIGGICGSCFSAVLCDKYGRKGCLVISSVLLIVSGILFTWCRAAKSLEMLMTGRFLGGIASALIFTAQPMYLLESAPSELSGSVGVFTCIGVTGGILLAQVATLSHLLGSERLWPYALSFYSLLVMASLVLLWWFPESPRWLYLHKRDSAASEKALLRLRGRNAEEEVQQELVEMKSTLEAKSSSEASSLCTVLRNSELWLPLLLVCSFQATQQLSGINAIFFYSLSILTKAGFSDGAATWLNLGIGIFNLCTSLLGPLLIRRFPRRPLMMISCSMCALALLAMSLGLFFLERSESTVLTYFCAAFILTFILGFQLGLGPIAYFIGSELLEDSPRPVAMSMGSLFSWIGNFLVGMCFPLLQSVWSSFAFIPCMCVCIYCLLLTWRYLPETRGREPKDVKLLMSQGLSSKRN; encoded by the exons ATGGTTGTT CACGTGACTCCGCCAAAAGTCAATGGATGGACCCCACTTCTGATGCTCATCAGCCTGACCGTAACGCTGGGCACCACCATTCCAGTTGGCTATTTCTTCGGGGTTCTCAATGCCCCGGCCGAGATCATCAAGAAGTGGTGCCAGGACATATTGGCAAACGAATACGACACCATCGTCACTGCCAGCCAGCTGGATATACTATGGACAAGCATTGTGTCCATCTACCTTATTGGAGGCATCTGCGGATCCTGCTTCAGCGCTGTGCTTTGTGATAAATACGGCCG TAAGGGATGCCTAGTGATCAGTAGCGTGCTCCTCATCGTTTCCGGCATCCTGTTCACCTGGTGTCGAGCAGCCAAATCACTGGAAATGCTGATGACTGGCCGCTTTCTAGGCGGCATTGCCTCAGCTCTGATCTTCACCGCTCAGCCCATGTATCTACTGGAGTCCGCTCCATCGGAGCTCAGTGGCAGCGTCGGAGTGTTCACCTGCATCGGTGTGACTGGAGGTATCCTGCTCGCCCAGGTGGCCACTCTGTCCCACTTGCTGGGGAGCGAGAGACTGTGGCCTTATGCCTTGAGTTTCTACTCGCTATTGGTGATGGCATCGTTGGTCCTCCTTTGGTGGTTTCCGGAGAGTCCGCGGTGGCTCTACCTACACAAGCGGGATTCGGCCGCCAGTGAGAAAGCTTTGCTCCGATTGCGTGGAAGAAatgcggaggaggaggtgcagCAAGAACTGGTTGAGATGAAGTCCACTCTGGAGGCCAAGTCCAGCTCCGAAGCAAGTTCTTTGTGCACGGTTTTAAGGAATAGTGAGCTGTGGCTACCACTCCTGCTAGTCTGTTCCTTCCAGGCCACCCAACAACTCAGTGGCATCAATGCT ATATTCTTCTACTCGCTCTCCATTTTAACTAAAGCTGGTTTCTCTGACGGAGCAGCCACATGGCTAAATCTGGGAATCGGAATCTTCAATCTGTGCACCTCCCTTCTGGGACCACTACTAATTCGCAGGTTTCCGCGTCGTCCGCTAATGATGATTTCCTGCTCCATGTGTGCTCTGGCCCTGCTTGCCATGTCCTTGGGGCTCTTCTTCTTGGAGAGATCAGAGAGCACGGTCCTCACCTACTTCTGTGCCGCCTTCATTCTAACATTCATCCTCGGTTTCCAGCTGGGTCTGGGACCAATTGCTTACTTCATTGGCTCAG AGCTCCTCGAAGATTCGCCTCGTCCTGTGGCCATGTCCATGGGCAGCCTTTTCTCGTGGATCGGAAACTTCCTTGTGGGCATGTGCTTTCCATTGCTGCAGAGTGTCTGGAGCTCCTTTGCCTTCATTCCGTGCATGTGCGTGTGCATCTACTGCCTTCTGCTCACCTGGCGTTACCTGCCAGAGACACGTGGCCGGGAGCCAAAGGATGTGAAGCTGCTTATGAGCCAGGGGCTTTCCTCCAAACGGAACTAA
- the LOC6733488 gene encoding solute carrier family 2, facilitated glucose transporter member 3 isoform X1 has translation MAEGKQGWTCLLVLICVCITVGTVIPVGYAFGVMNAPSAFIRSWIMESALVRYSSRLGDSQMTIMMSAVVSIFLIGGMLGAPFAPIFSARLGRRGILTLSGLLLLVSSICQLFCRMANSIEMLLLGRLIGGLAAALIYATQPMYLVELAPAELSGSVGVFTCIGLTGGIVLGQVFSFDFLLGTEKLWPYALSGSAIFVLIGLAPIFWFPESPRFLMSQGRREKARVTLMRLRRDEGRVNAEMAEFEVSSADEGQRVTMKQVLCNSKLKLPLFIVCSFHFVQQMSGISAIWFYSIEIFTQSGFTAAVAMWLNFALGLLNFISALLGPWLMRSFNRRLMMAISCLCSAIFLVLLVVGLELMSTIHEFSFACIAFLSLYIVTFNMGLGPIPYFIGSEIFETPSRPSAMALGSFFNWLANFVLNMIFPTLNSATGPFVFLLCVVFCAYGFLLTYRYLPETRNRDAKDVAQLMENGFKSKIK, from the exons ATGGCCGAGGGAAAACAGGGCTGGACATGCCTTCTGGTGCtcatatgtgtgtgcatcACCGTGGGCACCGTCATCCCCGTTGGATATGCCTTCGGTGTGATGAATGCTCCGTCCGCT TTCATTAGGTCGTGGATAATGGAATCGGCTCTAGTGCGGTACTCATCGCGGCTGGGCGACTCCCAGATGACCATAATGATGTCGGCCGTGGTCTCTATATTCCTAATAGGTGGCATGCTGGGCGCTCCGTTTGCCCCTATCTTTAGTGCCCGGCTAGGCCGTCGAGGGATTCTGACGCTCAGTGGATTGCTCTTGTTGGTGTCCAGCATCTGCCAGCTCTTCTGCCGGATGGCCAACTCCAtcgagatgctgctgctggggcgTCTGATCGGAGGACTTGCTGCCGCTCTGATTTACGCCACGCAGCCCATGTACCTGGTGGAGTTGGCTCCGGCAGAACTGAGTGGCAGCGTCGGCGTATTCACTTGCATCGGTTTAACCGGCGGCATTGTTTTGGGTCAGGTCTTTAGCTTTGATTTCCTTCTGGGCACGGAGAAACTGTGGCCCTACGCGCTGTCCGGTTCCGCCATTTTCGTATTGATCGGATTGGCACCCATCTTCTGGTTCCCCGAGAGTCCGCGCTTTCTGATGTCCCAGGGCCGCAGGGAGAAGGCCAGGGTCACGCTGATGCGTCTGCGGCGGGATGAGGGGCGTGTGAACGCGGAGATGGCGGAATTCGAGGTCAGCTCTGCAGATGAGGGTCAGAGGGTCACGATGAAGCAGGTGCTTTGTAATAGTAAGCTCAAGTTGCCGCTGTTCATCGTTTGCTCCTTCCACTTCGTCCAGCAGATGAGCGGCATTAGTGCG ATATGGTTTTACTCCATAGAGATCTTCACCCAATCCGGATTCACTGCAGCCGTGGCTATGTGGCTCAACTTCGCCTTGGGCCTTCTGAACTTCATATCCGCCCTCCTGGGACCCTGGTTAATGAGAAGCTTCAACAGACGCCTCATGATGGCGATTTCCTGCCTCTGCTCTGCAATCTTCCTGGTCCTACTGGTCGTTGGCCTGGAACTAATG TCAACTATACATGAGTTCTCATTCGCCTGCATCGCCTTCCTGTCGCTGTACATCGTCACGTTCAACATGGGTCTGGGACCCATTCCATACTTCATTGGCTCAG AGATCTTTGAGACACCATCGCGTCCTTCGGCGATGGCCCTTGGAAGCTTCTTTAACTGGCTGGCCAACTTTGTGCTAAACATGATCTTCCCCACCCTGAACTCGGCGACTGGACCATTTGTGTTCCTCTTATGTGTGGTGTTTTGTGCCTACGGTTTCCTGTTAACCTACCGATATCTTCCGGAGACGAGAAACCGCGATGCCAAGGATGTGGCGCAGCTAATGGAGAACGGCTTCAAGTCCAAGATAAAGTAG
- the LOC6733488 gene encoding solute carrier family 2, facilitated glucose transporter member 3 isoform X2: MLRPLSWIMESALVRYSSRLGDSQMTIMMSAVVSIFLIGGMLGAPFAPIFSARLGRRGILTLSGLLLLVSSICQLFCRMANSIEMLLLGRLIGGLAAALIYATQPMYLVELAPAELSGSVGVFTCIGLTGGIVLGQVFSFDFLLGTEKLWPYALSGSAIFVLIGLAPIFWFPESPRFLMSQGRREKARVTLMRLRRDEGRVNAEMAEFEVSSADEGQRVTMKQVLCNSKLKLPLFIVCSFHFVQQMSGISAIWFYSIEIFTQSGFTAAVAMWLNFALGLLNFISALLGPWLMRSFNRRLMMAISCLCSAIFLVLLVVGLELMSTIHEFSFACIAFLSLYIVTFNMGLGPIPYFIGSEIFETPSRPSAMALGSFFNWLANFVLNMIFPTLNSATGPFVFLLCVVFCAYGFLLTYRYLPETRNRDAKDVAQLMENGFKSKIK; this comes from the exons ATGCTCCGTCCGCT GTCGTGGATAATGGAATCGGCTCTAGTGCGGTACTCATCGCGGCTGGGCGACTCCCAGATGACCATAATGATGTCGGCCGTGGTCTCTATATTCCTAATAGGTGGCATGCTGGGCGCTCCGTTTGCCCCTATCTTTAGTGCCCGGCTAGGCCGTCGAGGGATTCTGACGCTCAGTGGATTGCTCTTGTTGGTGTCCAGCATCTGCCAGCTCTTCTGCCGGATGGCCAACTCCAtcgagatgctgctgctggggcgTCTGATCGGAGGACTTGCTGCCGCTCTGATTTACGCCACGCAGCCCATGTACCTGGTGGAGTTGGCTCCGGCAGAACTGAGTGGCAGCGTCGGCGTATTCACTTGCATCGGTTTAACCGGCGGCATTGTTTTGGGTCAGGTCTTTAGCTTTGATTTCCTTCTGGGCACGGAGAAACTGTGGCCCTACGCGCTGTCCGGTTCCGCCATTTTCGTATTGATCGGATTGGCACCCATCTTCTGGTTCCCCGAGAGTCCGCGCTTTCTGATGTCCCAGGGCCGCAGGGAGAAGGCCAGGGTCACGCTGATGCGTCTGCGGCGGGATGAGGGGCGTGTGAACGCGGAGATGGCGGAATTCGAGGTCAGCTCTGCAGATGAGGGTCAGAGGGTCACGATGAAGCAGGTGCTTTGTAATAGTAAGCTCAAGTTGCCGCTGTTCATCGTTTGCTCCTTCCACTTCGTCCAGCAGATGAGCGGCATTAGTGCG ATATGGTTTTACTCCATAGAGATCTTCACCCAATCCGGATTCACTGCAGCCGTGGCTATGTGGCTCAACTTCGCCTTGGGCCTTCTGAACTTCATATCCGCCCTCCTGGGACCCTGGTTAATGAGAAGCTTCAACAGACGCCTCATGATGGCGATTTCCTGCCTCTGCTCTGCAATCTTCCTGGTCCTACTGGTCGTTGGCCTGGAACTAATG TCAACTATACATGAGTTCTCATTCGCCTGCATCGCCTTCCTGTCGCTGTACATCGTCACGTTCAACATGGGTCTGGGACCCATTCCATACTTCATTGGCTCAG AGATCTTTGAGACACCATCGCGTCCTTCGGCGATGGCCCTTGGAAGCTTCTTTAACTGGCTGGCCAACTTTGTGCTAAACATGATCTTCCCCACCCTGAACTCGGCGACTGGACCATTTGTGTTCCTCTTATGTGTGGTGTTTTGTGCCTACGGTTTCCTGTTAACCTACCGATATCTTCCGGAGACGAGAAACCGCGATGCCAAGGATGTGGCGCAGCTAATGGAGAACGGCTTCAAGTCCAAGATAAAGTAG